CTAGATGaacattaaacatacattgatCTATTCGGGGAAGTACAGGTGAAAGTTCAGGTCTAGAGAACTTTGAATTGGCGGATTTCCATGAAAAGATTATGATTGTTGGTGAAGCAAAAGAACTATGCAGGGATCGAGGAAAGATTTAGTCTATATCTATCTCTCTAGAAAGCGTGGTCATAATGTTAAATCAGTATCCTCTTTCGTgtggtttatttataatagaacTACTACATATCTTAAAGAGTGACTAAGGGACGAGTtgataaacttggaattatttttgtaggcaATGCGCTAGCAACTTGGgactattttaatctaatttccatcactaagccgcgcatctgaatgtggcctttcagttttttcaatactgttagATGTGCCCGTCTGAACTCCGCTTACATTCCAATAGGAACTACCCGTATTGGCGTGATCATAATGTATGTGAGgtacaaattattatctacGGAACCTTCTCAATGAGTTGGAACTCGCAACTTATTGCTTTGCAAAAGATCGCGCTAGGGCAAATAAGCTTCAATGTAGCACAATTTACTATATATATTCTCAAGTACATTTCTTAGGTATTTCTTGCGTTAGTATCTGAAGGAGTTAGTACTCCACGGTTTTAAGAGTACTCGTGTATTGTAGCGTGTTTAGTAAATTAGAAGTGCTTTGTTGAGTGGATTTATGTTTCAGTACATTATTCGGTATGTAGtttacgatttttttaatgtaactcACAGTGTTTACGGTCAAGAAATGTAatctttttcaatttcatcttcTTTTAATGGTAAAAGATACTAAGTACTTTAACGAAGATACATAATGCTGATAATATATAtgcttttttaaagaaaacatttgGTCGCTtccatctttttatttaattaaaaggttATACTTATTCGTTCTAAAATAAAGTAGTTTCCATTCATCTTTGATAAACCCAACAATCAAGGGGCTAcaaaaacaaaccaaaaaaattaatattaccaTGAAACAATTAGGTGAATTAACTACTTTGTCGAACCACGACTGTTCAGGAAggtaaaaattgttattaagtCAAGAAATCCTGATGTTTCTGGCTGAACGTTGATTggtggtaattttttttctcaactATGCCTTTTTTAAGTTGACCGCACACTTGGCCCCGTCGCATGAACCAAAGTTGTCGAAATACTTTATATGAAGATGTATAAACAATCTTATAAATTTTCAGATCGAGTATCAACCATGGTCCCTAACAAGGGTTCCAGTGACGTTTTGTCTGAACATTCTGAGCCCCAGTTCACTAAACTCATAGCTCCACAAGCAGGGCCGAGGAAATACAAGATAGTGTATCGAAATTTGCTCACATTCGGCTATTGGCACTTATCAGCTGTTTATGGGCTCTACTTGTGCTTTACTTGTGCGAAATGGGCTACCATCTTATTTGGTGAGGACAGTTAACTTTTACCATGCGAACGTTTTAACACAATGCtactaaatttattgtaaaaaattaaatttctgttTCTTAGTAGCTTTGATTCTATGGCTTGTTAGAATGTAAATGGAGTAGAAGATGAGATATAAGAAATTGCCACTTTAAAGACATTGAAtagattttgtttgaaataggTTTAAGATTGCCAAGTTAAAATGTTGTCATCATCATAAAAGATTTGTAGTGACAAAACATTGtcgtaaaatacaaaattgtcAACACTGTATGAACTTATCTTGACTCTGAAGTTATTAAGATGCATccaattattatgtttgtgaTGTAATAGCTTCTCAGAAAAACTAGCCAGGGTTCAGAATATTAACTGTAGTAATAAATTTTCCTAGGTACATTTTGAGATAATCGCtcgaaaaaaagaatagcggCGATGGAAATTATGTCATTGACTTCTGTTGGTCTTATTCTACATTGCCGTAAACAACACGACCGTTGATACACGTTGATAACCCTACTACCTAAATACCCCCAAAATCATCatcatgtttttgttttatcctTAACTATGTTGCTTCAGAGCCCGACGTGCTTCAGCCATGGTCTAAAAATTGTTTCTGACGTACGCCCTTAAGTTGGACTTATACCTAACTAATGCTCTTGTAGAGTGGAAACTTcctcatttattaaaatttgatttatgaTATAACCTTGCCGTCAGAAACTTGACTTAATCCAGGAATAAAAACGATTAAAGGTGGACCTCGAGTTCCTCCTCAGAATAACGACGTAATCGGCATTGACCTCAGGAGCATATGGTGACTAGTCTTTGCAAGATTGGTTGATTTTGTACCCTcttgtatttaaatacattacatagccctttattttttccttttggTCTGTTTCAGCATTTTTCTTATACGTGATCGCGGAAATCGGTATAACAGGTGGCGCTCATAGGCTATGGGCACATCGGACTTATAAAGCCAAGTTGCCTTTAGAGATTTTGTTACTCATAATGAATTCTATTGCCTTCCAAGACACTGCTTTCACCTGGGCTCGAGATCACCGTCTTCATCACAAATATTCGGATACTGACGCTGATCCCCACAATGCTACACGAGGGTTTTTCTATTCACATGTAGGCTGGCTTTTGGTGAAGAAACACCCTGAAGTCAAAGCAAGAGGAAAATTCTTGTCGTTAGATGATCTTAAGAATAATCAATTGCTTAAATTCCAAAAGAAGTAAGTTGGCGTTAGACTCTAATAATAtcttgtataatattttattggcgTTATCGTCTTCAATGCATGAAGTGGACTGTTTCTCCAAAGGATTTCCACATTGATCGTTAGTAAGCAGAGTATATCCAAGGTCATATCGTAACAGTAATAAGGTCGTTCGAACCTAGTGTCtgaattctaataaaaaaaaacctttgaacaatttttcccgtatatattatataaatattaaaaattacttcacTGCCTAGGGAAAATTTAATGGGATTTATTCTTTCTTTCCACAGATACGCTATTCTAGTTATAGGCACGTTATGCTTCCTTATGCCAACATTTGTGCCCGTATACTTCTGGGCCGAGAGCATCAGCACGGCCTGGAACATCAATCTATTGCGATACGTCATGAATCTTAACATGACTTTCTTAGTTAACAGTGCAGCGCATATGTTTGGCAACAAACCATACGATAAGAGCATAGCTTCAGTCCAGAATATTTCAGTTAGCTTAGCTACTTTTGGCGAAGGATTCCATAATTACCATCACACTTACCCCTGGGATTATCGTGCGGCAGAATTAGGAAATAATAGGCTAAATATGACTACTGCTTTCATAGATTTCTTCGCTTGGATCGGCTGGGCTTATGACTTGAAGTCTGTGCCACAAGAGGCCATTGCAAAAAGGTGTGCGAAAACCGGCGATGGAACGGATATGTGGGGTCGAAAACGATAATTCAACCCGGAACGACCAAAACATCCCTTAATTACTCTTATGAATGAATGCCTGAATTTTCgacacatattttataatgtattatgTAAAAGATGGCAAAATACatgtttcttttaattttgtataagaaaatattttttttgtaattaaactttttaaataattatctcatgataggttttatttttatattatggattaaaaactttattcaatATTCTGTCAGTTCATTTGCCCTTCATTGTGTTGAATCAACGAGCAATTAACAAGAATAGAAATAAATCGTGATCTTCGTACTATGATcctgatattattttaaggacaAATCATTACAGATTCTCAAAGGTGTTTGGgcataaaacatatatatttttaatatgcacAACACTGCTTTTACCTTCCGTTTACGGAAGTCAACTACCATACGTAaaggtaattatttttgtgcaatTGGTTTCAAATTGGGAATgtcctggcgaaaggtcagcTCAAAAATATCCTAAACCGAtcagcttgtatgaagagagttgtgTAATGTGAATACAGGGATCGTGCCTAGTGGACTGATGttgtctctacctacccctctggaCAAGAGGAGTGATTTTGACCGATgactatctatatctatataaaaccATCGATCGAAGACAAAAATGTtagttttagaattttttatctgtaggtatgtttgtactcgcatcacgcaaaatctactgcTCCGATTTGAATGCAGTTTTGTCAGATGTATTAGGCTTGGTCCAACTATTAAACTGGTTAACAAAAATTTCTACCCCCACTTCTCTAAGGGGTAATGCAGGGGCAGCTTTTTTCTATCAAGATTATCGCTGAACTTTTACGGCGAGTGAAGTAGCGGGCAACACGTAttactaattaaatattatcttgCAGAAAATTGCTAAGTTAACAGATACAAACTGCCGGAGATGTAAATGTAATCTTCAAACCAAATTGCAGGAACctgtaagttatttttatatttcccaagatataagataattatattaaaaccttatcaatatacatacaaggtgacatttaaaacaactgcatctttttaaacatagactatacccatgcttctgagctgtttgagcctatttttatttaacttaaatgTCATCAtcttcacatttaaaaaaccttcaaaaactacgtcacacgctttattaaagaccaatactacaaaaagaaattaaaactaaacatgtaaataaatgtctgaaaaataaattatttttctagtatcaaggtcaagtaaagtacagagttgtcgagatcgctcagctgaatgaattgtgtcattgacctctgaatcttacgcgccGCTTttcgccggccggggtgagacgtatttaggatcgtggattttgatacttttatttttttttcgtactttctgaaatatgaaccgatatttttcttttaacgtttttaaatattctttagaTAAGTAggcttaacagttaaatttatgcagttgaattaaaagtcaccctgtatagaaCTACTTCTTAACTGAGTGATAGACAATGCAGAGGTATGTAGGTTCCTTATATGTGTATGAGTGCGCTAAGAGAAATTTTCTCGAAATTCTGGCGAGAATTAACGGGATTTTTCGATATAAGCGGAGTCTGGCGGGCCAGGGGTACGCACTCTATCgtacttaatttataagtgAGTAAGTAACTCTGTCTATCTGTTATGCTTTCACGTCTAAATCACTGAAACGActtcgatgaaatttggtactaattaatttaatagctAATTCTTGACCATGAGGAAGAGCAcagaataaattttttattgcaaaaaaaggAGAAGACCACGCGGAAGAAATCGCGGGAAAATGCTTGTATCTTAAACACTCGATAAATTTCGGTATCATTGTAATAAGCTAACGTTAAAATTGTTGAGTAGTCATTTATCATCATAATCATAAActttgtgatttatttatttttatactttattatcaataaaaatgatgtacgatcataaaattaaaatgtattttattgagaCCCGCGGCAAGATATCACTTATgtgtgtaaaatttatatatttacacgtTATTTTACACTTTATAAATTGTGCTAATCAAAATCATGCTTTATTACAGGAAGGTCCTTTAAATTCTTCCGTAGTATATGCTTTAGATAATTATGAAAAGAGTAAACAATTGAAATCCTACGAGGTGAGTTTTCATCATAATAATATCGTTTTAGTAGGAAGATTCCGACTTAAGACAGATTTCTAACACCATGGTTCCTGGATTAGGttagtcagatttttacacgaagcggctTCCGacgacctccgcaacctttgtagggAACCTAATCATATTGGATcacattcattcatcattcatACAGTTACATATTCAGTTGcatgaatgtgtaggtttcctcacgatgttttccctcactgtaagagTATCTTGAGAAAAAAGACTTGTCAAGTTCTCTTCTTATAAGTGTGGTAACCAACTCTCTGAATTCTATAATAGACTGGGCTTTGTTTAGCCCGTATAacggaaaaagacgtgatggATGACGTGTATCTTACACCAAtttgtttttcagttttttatgcattaattatttttaataataaatataatttaagttcTTTACTCGCCTACTATGGATGCCTCGATGTAGAACAAATTTACTTAATCCATAAGAGGTAGTAATGAAATGGTCGTATTCAACTTCAAAAGTTCTATTTTCTagtagaattattatttattattattttagcctAAATATTCAACTACTACCGAAGACTTcatagatagatataaaagGCTGAAGCAGATGAAATATTACAATGTAAGTACGACAGAAATACAGCCAACTACATACACAAGAGGTAATCGCTACAttgaaaaaacaataaatgagTATCTAGTTATATGTTTTTACTGTTAGCTTTTTTCAAAACCCGCGACTTCAATAAAGCAACTGAATTAGAGTAACTTAATATGTTATTCCATTGTATAAGCTATATAACTGAAAAGTTTTACGTAATCCGTTCCAAAGTATtgtgaaagtgtaacaaacaaatccttaaaaacttttgcatttataatgttagtagaGTTTTCTGTTGTTAGGTAAGTACACAATGATATATACgccatattttatcaaaattacatacatacatattggcacgtctatatcccttgtggggtagacagagccaacagtcttgaaatgactgatctgccacgttcagctacttggcttaatgatagaattgtgtaTAAGTTattgttaacaaaattatgtatACGAAATTCCTGGGCGTCTTCTATATTAgtctttcatacatacatacatacatataatcacgtctatatcccttgcggggtagacagagccaacagtcttgtaaagactaataggccacgttcagctgtttggctttaagatagaattgagattcaaatatagtgacaggttgctagcccatcgcctaaaagaagaatcccaagtttaaaagcctagaccttagtcgccttttacgacatattagtctttattctattaaaattgtcTGTCCTGATGTTTCAGTCTAGTTTATATAGTGGCTCAGTTGGACTCGCTGAAAGTCAAGCGGCAAAACCTGAAGGACTTAGGCAATATGTAAGTGATTTCTGTTATTATCAGCGCAATCACCAACATAACAGCGGAATAATTCAACATTCGTTCctcatattaattatatttatgtatgtctataaatattatatatatacaaacatattatagTGAAGTCTATACCACTTgcgaggcagacagagccaacagtcttgaaaagagtgaaaggccacgttcagctaaaaggctttatgatggaattgagatttaaatagttaaaggttgctagaccatcgccaaCTAGAGGAATGTGAATTTTATGAACCTGAGTCACGACAatcatgaaaaatatatggaaTGGTTCCATTCTAAAGTGCCTGAAACTACAAGTTATATTACATTTGTTTACTTTCTATTAAATTGACATGATGTATCATAAAGTTGGCATTTTACTTGTAGGTATGCCTAGGTGATATATGAAACTTAATTCCTAAACCATAAGCTTGACGTGGCCTTATAgttttttggctctgtctaatactaataatataataaacaagtatcaatttagatatatatgtattaagatttatatatatgtcgAAATATTTCGATTTCCtctattttttgttactttggtaataattttaattgtttttcctAATCTTTCAGTCTAGTTTTTATAGTGATTCAATTGGAATTGCTAGAAGTCAAGAAGCAAAATTGGGAGATCTAAGGCACCATGTAAGCgagttttctttaattatatccatactaatattatacatatgaaAGTATGTTTGTCCGTAGCACTTAATAAACGTCAAAcgatctatttttataattacttagtttatatttgatttattattataaattattatactaaacttatattatcattatattattcAATTCCACTTAATTCAAATTACTTTATAGAAAAAGACAATTAGTTTATTAGATTAGTAGGTACtaacaatattttctataaGTTTACTTATTCGAATTTGTTGTTAAAGGTTTCACTAAGatgtgtaaaatttttataaatacataaatagttatagaaaaacatttaatactttATGCAATTTCGTATCAACAGGTATTTTTGCTTAAAATGTACAGTGCAAAGAAAATGGAGTATAGAGCGTTCTGCGCGGGGAGCATCATCACTAGACAAAGAGTATTGTCATCAGCACATTGCTTTTACTCGAACAGAAAACGGTAATTGTTTTTACCATGCTTTTATTTAGATTCACTTACCTACATAGTAGTTCTATGTAAAGGTACCTGTGAATTCCCCTGTcacaatttttgttaaatcttcccatacataggtacatataatcacgtccatatcccttgcagggtagacaaagccaatagtcttgaaaagactgaaagaccactttcagctgtttgagtTTTAaaggacaggttgctagcctatcccttagtcgccttttacgacatccatgagaaagagatggggtggtccttttcttttttttattggtgccaaaCGGCACCAAATCTTCCTAAGTGAAATTTAACACCTTCCGGCTATcaattgatttgaaattttgaaagcATGTGTAAATCGGATCAATATGCAATTGTACTGATCTGATAGTAATTGCGCCAATGCATCCGAATacactataataaataaataaatagattatttCATATTGTATTCAAATCCATACTTCAcaataatattgacatttCAGTTTGAGACACCAGCTGAATGAGGTCCAAATAGTTGCCGGATTGCTGCTTACCGTACAGCGCTATCCGTCAAACGTTACAGACACAGAACAACAGTGGAGGATACCGACCCGTGTGTTTACACAGAAATTCTATCGTTTTCCTGCTTTCAGCCTTGCTGTTATTGTATGttcttgtttttatattttcataagttTTTGCCCACGTAAAAAGTACTCTATACTAGAAATGAACATATGCAAAAATTGTTAGAGATCGTTTTAGTGGTTTATCAGTTCATGGTAGTTGTATTTGAAAATACATTGCCCAAAATTTTTTGGACGatagtataaaatttatacccAAAAAGAGGTAACGAAactcattttaaaaatgattaaattttttacatattttcaggAAATTAATTTACCGTGGAAATTCAATCATATCGTTAACAAAATACCTTACGCTAAATCAACATTAGATTACGACGGAGTGTGTAATGTTGCAGTGGTAAAGATAACTAAGGTAAAAGTACTGTGAACATTGAATGACATATAAATGCCAAACCGGGCCACTTATTATCACAAAAACTAAATCGTCTTAATGTTTTTTGGCATAACTGTTTTAGCATACAATATATTGGCATAATATGGTCTAAGGGCTAATGGTTGATTTTGACATGCGGGTAAATGtggataaattatttttttggctaGTTTGGGTTAGTTAtgctttaaataattatgcgAAAAACACTTTGCCTAAATATCATTATGCCGTTATACGGTATGCTACAGGTTTGATTTTTAATGCTTGTAGATTGTGACCTCGAGGGTTTACGTTAGTCTTAAAAAGTAAACATGATTCTCTTCATTCAAAGTCATTGCCAAGAGTATTATCGcaccataattttattttgatgttatAATATGCCtgatacataataattttatagtatttccttCTTAATGCTTGCATACAGAGCTGGGcgtacaaaaaatatcttttcacGGAACAGCACAGAATCGTACCGCGGGAGAAATGCGAGCGAAAGCTGCTTAGAACATGTCGACTCTATATATGCACAATGGCCGAAATAGCTCAAGCTGAATCAGTAAGTTTtacttttcaataataaacttCTGAAGTAATGGACATAGGTACTCGTGGATCACCTGTAGGGTTCATTGTGGCTTTTGTAATGTGTTACCACCATTCCTCTCTCAATTCGTAAGGCGGACTCACATTAGTATCGTGGCTAAAGGCGCGGGCATCTCTCCAGAGGAGTAAGACGCAATCGGGTACCTCTGATACCTCTCTAAATGTACCAAAATCAAGcttgtaaataatgttttctgATGAAGTTCTGCTCTTGCATTGCATGCTATGTGTTAGCAGAGATATCAAAAATCATCAGCTCATTATCTTCTTTATCATGGCGttaatcccggttacatcTTTACCTCTCCCGGCCGAGAGACCAGGGTGCGCCTTTGGATCAGGATCCTGGATAGGGTTAgtcagttttttaaatgtaacgGCTCCCGTCTGGCCGCCACCTTCATAGGGAATCCTAAGCCATATTGAATCATGATAAAAGCTAAACTTCATGAAATTGCCTATTTCCTTAGCTTCTCTTTACGGCATGCACGGGAAAGATGCACAACTGGTCCGCAGTCACACCATATCAGGTAGTTATCTGATCCACATGACAAGCTTTGCAGTTTATGAGCTGTTTCATGATGACCATTCCCAATTTCTCACAGGAAACAGCAGGCGCTGGTCTGGTGTGCTTCGAGACTGGTACCGCTGAAGAGGATCCACAAGGCGGTCTTCTGGTCGGGGTCACGGTTCTCATCAACATCGGCCTACCATCCTTGCACCACAGGATTGCAATGTTCGACAAATGGGTGGCTGACGGCGCGTACCGAGTCTTCAATCTACCTTTTATTTTGCTGTTTACTTGTCTgtgtatggttttatgattTGGGTACataaatgtttagttttatttcttgtttgtCGTTATAAAAAacttggaaataaaaatatttttgtttagacCCATAAGAAGTGGCAACGTTATACATTTTTagctaaaaaataagaaaattcttCAAAATGTTAGAAGCTGATGTCCTTGTCATCGAAAATTCTCATAGTAAATCGAAAACTAGTAAAAATGGGCTAGGAATCTATCATTgtctgaatctaaattctatcatagaAGCCATCTCTACTTAGACTATCGCTTCTGACTAATCTTAAAGGGATACGTGACTTATGTTTACACTTCGAATTATCCAGGCATTATACACAAAGGTTGTTCACAAGTTGATATATAGAAATTAAACCAGATCAACATAGATAAAACGCCGCGTATATTGTCAATATTACA
Above is a window of Amyelois transitella isolate CPQ chromosome 8, ilAmyTran1.1, whole genome shotgun sequence DNA encoding:
- the LOC106135151 gene encoding uncharacterized protein LOC106135151, whose translation is MYSAKKMEYRAFCAGSIITRQRVLSSAHCFYSNRKRLRHQLNEVQIVAGLLLTVQRYPSNVTDTEQQWRIPTRVFTQKFYRFPAFSLAVIEINLPWKFNHIVNKIPYAKSTLDYDGVCNVAVVKITKSWAYKKYLFTEQHRIVPREKCERKLLRTCRLYICTMAEIAQAESETAGAGLVCFETGTAEEDPQGGLLVGVTVLINIGLPSLHHRIAMFDKWVADGAYRVFNLPFILLFTCLCMVL
- the LOC106135365 gene encoding acyl-CoA Delta(11) desaturase-like (The RefSeq protein has 5 substitutions compared to this genomic sequence) is translated as MVPNKGSSDVLSEHSEPQFTKLIAPQAGPRKYKIVYRNLLTFGYWHLSAVYGLYLCFTCAKWATILFAFFLYVIAEIGITGGAHRLWAHRTYKAKLPLEILLLIMNSIAFQDTAFTWARDHRLHHKYSDTDADPHNATRGFFYSHVGWLLVKKHPEVKARGKYLSLDDLKNNPLLKFQKKYAILVIGTLCFLMPTFVPVYFWGEGISTAWNINLLRYVMNLNMTFLVNSAAHIFGNKPYDKSIASVQNISVSLATFGEGFHNYHHTYPWDYRAAELGNNRLNMTTAFIDFFAWIGWAYDLKSVPQEAIAKRCAKTGDGTDMWGRKR